The following are from one region of the Odontesthes bonariensis isolate fOdoBon6 chromosome 12, fOdoBon6.hap1, whole genome shotgun sequence genome:
- the LOC142396048 gene encoding uncharacterized protein LOC142396048, which translates to MRLRRSFTTLSTVAIQAGRSQIVASVLQSGSLVHVQLVQVQPGLCEIGSNEEENHALILEQQQLLEKLKKHEPEALAVVEKKEAEPRRRDGRTAEQMKREEEELHDAMKASLSEGWSLLLHLLERRLEVLTLTSDFYRRALEFAVGIDRFEALRIEPGEDGLAEAQCSYDSVRRDVLGKSLQVLASSSILLQKLRQLQRTEALQRRGGVLQDEEAEDQSSQSSRSSRGPALRLEELVEELQDRRRRADQAVRLRLQQVERSITVQETQGESRGRHSDGWTLAERKILEQNLPSGSASADRESDSRSETRVLKPGSGSDRTRDVEPGCGSEDSRKFESGSGSDLQTEFRADQKPTTPSDETGNPDLELESSLDPQPKDLVQAGSERTEERHSASKPDVQPDPRLDLNPESSLDQTTDLKSGSRPDENENQPLGFRYFGSRDLQHGTSLDLLLEETRNFKPGSRSDLKPDSVPDETRDLKPRFKSVETTKSSSESKEVLESGSEMKPRSDEPRDLHSESTSGETEDLQTHSRPEETKESQSGSSSEVQPGTGSALRSESRSESKDQRPGTGSALRSESRSESKDQRPGTGSTLRSESGSESKDQRPGTGSALRSESGSESKDQRPGTGSALRSESGSESKDQRPGTGSDLRSESGSESKDQRPGTGSALRSESGSESKDQRPGTGSTLRSESGSESKDQRPGTGSDETRKLRVGSKPVETKESQSGFRSVLKHGSRSDVQTGPGSDVKPGSRSDVQTGSGSDVKPGSRSDVQTGPGSDVKPGSRSDVQTGPGSDVKPGSRSGETAEETGTLQSGSGSEVEDDGSSEASSEQDEPKQSSAAGAAGTCSWGGGQVADLQSMLGKDSPHGEDPAHRSLLTNQRQQLLLSFESLEKKVCSGLQQISSVLSNSSEAGEQLSEAEHTLNTHLQLHAEAQVNAHLQLHAEAQVNAHLQLQTEAQLHAEAQVNTHLQLQTEAQVNAHLQLLAEAQVNAHLQLLAEAQVNTHLQLHAEAQVNTHLHAEAQVNTHLQLLAEAQVNTHLQLHAEAQVNSHLQLHAEAQVNTHLQLHAEAQVNTHLQLQTEAQVNAHLQLQTEAQVNAHLQLQTEAQVNAHLQL; encoded by the exons ATGAGGCTTCGTCGCTCTTTCACCACACTGAGCACCGTCGCCATCCAGGCGGGTCGATCTCAGATCGTCGCCTCCGTCCTCCAG AGCGGGTCTCTGGTGCACGTCCAGCTGGTCCAGGTCCAACCGGGACTCTGTGAGATTGGATCGAACGAGGAGGAAAACCATGCGCTGAtcctggagcagcagcagctgttggaGAAACTCAAG AAACATGAGCCTGAGGCGCTGGCCGTGGTGGAGAAGAAGGAAGCAGAGCCGAGGAGGAGGGATGGAAGGACGGCGGAGCAGATGAAacgggaggaagaggagctgcACGATGCCATGAAGGCGTCTCTGAGCGAGGGATGGTCGCTGCTGCTTCACCTGCTGGAGAGACGGCTGGAAGTCCTGACGCTGACCTCCGACTTTTACCGCCGAGCGCTGGAG tttgCCGTCGGCATCGACAGATTTGAGGCTCTCCGGATCGAACCGGGAGAAGACGGACTGGCTGAAGCCCAGTGCTCATACGACTCCGTGAGGAGAG ATGTTCTGGGGAAGTCGCTGCAGGTCTTagccagcagcagcatcctGCTGCAGAAactcagacagctgcagaggacCGAGGCCCtccagaggagaggaggagtaCTGCAGGATGAGGAAGCGGAGGACCAG AGTTCCCAGAGTTCCCGGAGCAGCCGGGGGCCGGCGTTGAGGCTGGAGGAGCTGGTGGAGGAGCTGCAGGACCGGAGAAGGAGGGCCGACCAGGCTGTCAGGCTGCGCCTGCAGCAGGTGGAGAGAAGCATCACGGTGCAGGAGACCCAGGGGGAGTCCAGAGGACGCCACTCTGAT GGCTGGACTCTCGCAGAGCGAAAGATTCTGGAACAAAACCTGCCATCTGGATCCGCTTCAGCGGACCGGGAGTCGGATTCTAGATCAGAAACCAGAGTCTTGAAGCCAGGATCCGGATCGGACCGAACCAGAGATGTGGAGCCTGGATGTGGGTCTGAGGACTCCAGGAAGTTTGAGTCGGGATCCGGATCAGACCTGCAGACTGAGTTCAGGGCAGATCAGAAACCCACAACCCCGTCAGACGAGACTGGAAATCCAGATCTGGAGCTTGAATCCAGCTTGGACCCGCAGCCTAAAGATCTGGTCCAAGCTGGATCAGAACGGACAGAGGAGCGCCACTCTGCATCAAAACCAGATGTGCAACCAGACCCCCGGTTAGACCTGAACCCTGAATCCAGTTTGGATCAAACTACAGACCTGAAGTCTGGATCCAGACCAGATGAGAACGAAAACCAGCCTCTTGGATTCAGATATTTTGGGTCCAGAGACCTCCAACATGGAACCAGCTTGGACCTGCTGCTAGAGGAGACCAGAAACTTCAAACCGGGATCCAGATCAGACCTGAAGCCTGACTCTGTACCAGACGAGACCAGAGATCTGAAGCCCAGATTCAAATCTGTGGAGACCACTAAATCCAGTTCAGAGAGCAAAGAAGTTCTTGAATCTGGATCAGAAATGAAGCCAAGATCAGATGAGCCCAGAGACCTGCATTCTGAATCCACTTCAGGAGagactgaagacctgcagacacACTCTAGACCAGAGGAGACCAAAGAGTCTCAGTCTGGGTCCAGTTCAGAGGTGCAGCCAGGAACTGGTTCAGCTCTGAGGTCAGAATCTAGATCTGAGAGCAAAGATCAGAGGCCTGGAACTGGATCAGCTCTGAGGTCAGAATCTAGATCTGAGAGCAAAGATCAGAGGCCTGGAACTGGATCAACTCTGAGGTCAGAATCTGGATCTGAGAGCAAAGATCAGAGGCCTGGAACTGGATCAGCTCTGAGGTCAGAATCTGGATCTGAGAGCAAAGATCAGAGGCCAGGAACTGGATCAGCTCTGAGGTCAGAATCTGGATCTGAGAGCAAAGATCAGAGGCCTGGAACTGGATCAGATCTGAGGTCAGAATCTGGATCTGAGAGCAAAGATCAGAGGCCAGGAACTGGATCAGCTCTGAGGTCAGAATCTGGATCTGAGAGCAAAGATCAGAGGCCTGGAACTGGATCAACTCTGAGGTCAGAATCTGGATCTGAGAGCAAAGATCAGAGGCCAGGAACTGGATCAGATGAGACCAGGAAACTGCGCGTGGGATCCAAACCAGTGGAAACCAAAGAGTCTCAGTCTGGTTTCAGATCTGTCCTGAAACACGGATCCAGATCAGATGTGCAAACCGGACCTGGATCTGATGTGAAGCCTGGATCCAGATCAGATGTGCAAACCGGATCTGGATCTGATGTGAAGCCTGGATCCAGATCAGATGTGCAAACTGGACCTGGATCTGATGTGAAGCCTGGATCCAGATCAGATGTGCAAACCGGACCTGGATCTGATGTGAAGCCTGGATCCAGATCAGGGGAGACGGCAGAGGAGACGGGAACCCTGCAGTCAGGATCCGGATCAGAG GTGGAGGACGACGGTTCGTCTGAAGCGAGCAGCGAACAGGACGAACCCAAACAGAGCtcagctgctggtgctgctgggaCCTG TTCGTGGGGTGGTGGTCAGGTGGCAGACctgcaaagcatgctgggaaaaGACAGCCCACATGGAGAAGACCCCGCCCACCGTTCActcctgaccaatcagaggcagcAGCTGCTGTTGTCGTTCGAAAGCCTCGAAAAAAAG GTGTGCAGCGGCCTGCAGCAGATCAGCAGCGTCTTATCGAACAGCTCTGAAGCAGGAGAGCAGCTTTCTGAAGCCGAACACactctgaacacacacctgcagctgcacGCAGAGGCTCAGGTAAATGCACACCTGCAGCTGCACGCAGAGGCTCAGGTAAACgcacacctgcagctgcagacagaggctcag ctgcacGCAGAGgctcaggtaaacacacacctgcagctgcagacagaggctcaGGTAAACGCACACCTGCAGCTGCTCGCAGAGGCTCAGGTAAACGCACACCTGCAGCTGCTCGCAGAGgctcaggtaaacacacacctgcagctgcacGCAGAGgctcaggtaaacacacacctgcacgcAGAGgctcaggtaaacacacacttgCAGCTGCTCGCAGAGgctcaggtaaacacacacctgcagctgcacGCAGAGGCTCAGGTAAACTCACACCTGCAGCTGCACGCAGAGgctcaggtaaacacacacctgcagctgcacGCAGAGgctcaggtaaacacacacctgcagctgcagacagaggctcaGGTAAACgcacacctgcagctgcagacagaggctcaGGTAAACgcacacctgcagctgcagacagaggctcaGGTAAACGCACACCTGCAGCTGTAG